Proteins from one Vibrio coralliirubri genomic window:
- a CDS encoding CatB-related O-acetyltransferase — protein sequence MQKKHWSKFELLHEVVTNPNIHVKGQHSYYSDCWDNGFEQSVVRYLHGDEVSRQWQPRWKIDELYIGDYVCIGAEVVILMGGNHTHRVDWFSLYPFMDVIDDAYIGKGDTHIEDGVWLGMRAMVMPGVTIGEGAVVAANSVVTKDVAPYSIVGGSPAKVVKYRFDKSVIDELISFKIYEWPEAKFEALRKHLCDSDFSKLKQAITDYDNCL from the coding sequence ATGCAAAAGAAGCATTGGTCCAAATTCGAGTTGCTGCATGAAGTCGTAACCAACCCCAATATTCACGTAAAAGGTCAACACAGTTATTACAGCGATTGCTGGGATAACGGCTTTGAACAATCGGTAGTTCGCTATTTACACGGCGACGAAGTCAGCCGCCAGTGGCAGCCTAGATGGAAAATCGACGAACTCTATATCGGCGATTATGTCTGTATAGGCGCAGAGGTTGTGATTTTAATGGGCGGCAACCATACCCACAGAGTAGATTGGTTTTCACTGTATCCATTTATGGATGTCATCGATGACGCCTACATTGGCAAAGGCGACACTCACATTGAAGATGGGGTGTGGTTAGGCATGCGAGCGATGGTGATGCCCGGTGTGACGATTGGCGAAGGCGCCGTAGTTGCAGCGAATAGTGTGGTGACTAAAGACGTCGCTCCCTACAGCATCGTCGGTGGCTCTCCAGCTAAAGTCGTCAAATACCGCTTTGATAAGTCCGTTATTGATGAGCTCATTTCATTCAAAATATACGAGTGGCCAGAAGCGAAGTTTGAAGCGTTGAGGAAGCATTTATGTGACTCAGACTTTTCAAAGTTAAAGCAGGCGATAACGGATTACGATAACTGTTTGTAA
- a CDS encoding SDR family oxidoreductase: protein MSTVVVWGAGSGLGAAIVEHFHKQDYQVIAVARNPEKNARLAELGITTLCCDATDKEQVESVVAQLPKSALIVSSMGSFRADIPVDYIGHRHLTDALEANGIARFVLVTSLGCGDSWQYLSERSRKGFGAAVREKSLAEAWLTSSSLDYTILRPGGLLDGEETGNGELSQQVEVHGVIYRQEVARLIEALLTNEASIGQIYQCVDPTVKYG, encoded by the coding sequence ATGAGTACGGTCGTTGTATGGGGAGCAGGAAGTGGGTTAGGCGCTGCAATCGTTGAGCATTTTCACAAACAAGATTATCAAGTGATAGCCGTTGCGAGAAACCCAGAGAAGAACGCGCGTTTAGCTGAACTTGGTATCACCACACTATGCTGTGATGCTACCGATAAAGAACAAGTTGAATCTGTGGTCGCTCAGTTACCTAAATCGGCACTTATCGTTTCTAGCATGGGCAGCTTCAGAGCTGACATTCCTGTTGATTACATTGGACACCGACATCTAACAGATGCGCTTGAAGCCAATGGTATCGCTCGATTTGTGCTGGTAACGTCGTTGGGTTGTGGTGACTCTTGGCAGTATTTGTCGGAGCGATCTAGAAAAGGGTTTGGCGCAGCGGTTCGTGAAAAGTCGTTGGCTGAAGCTTGGTTAACCTCGAGTTCTTTGGATTACACCATTTTACGCCCGGGTGGCTTGTTAGACGGCGAGGAGACTGGCAACGGTGAGCTGTCCCAACAGGTCGAAGTTCATGGTGTGATTTACAGACAAGAAGTGGCGCGCCTTATCGAAGCCTTGTTAACCAATGAAGCGAGCATTGGGCAGATCTATCAGTGTGTTGATCCTACGGTTAAATATGGATAA
- a CDS encoding HlyD family type I secretion periplasmic adaptor subunit encodes MAKQSIEKGKRYGELVESQNTARTLALATWSVALCVIAFATWSVVTQVDEIAKAKGAVIPEGEKQVLQSAIGGKLKQILVKEGQLVEKGQPLVEFDATFQRTALEELKSQQVTLLASVERMNALLEQREPNLAEFEVDYPEIVSQQKAQLNAQKALYFQKRVVLEKESEQIAEQLRSVDKSLPSYEKELNATKQELNILEKGYKAGNISRLRVLEMRQKLASIEQKIEEARGKKAVLIKQADSTEQKIEQLLAEAKAKVSDDRSKAVSDLSALNARVRSSQAKLTNTMLVSPLQGLVQSLPSTQNGGVIQPGGTVVEIVPVGGKADFKARLSPRDIGFVSVGQPTRIKIDAFDYSRFGALKGAVESISPTTSQSERGEIYYEVVVSVDTPYFRDNPESFSILPGMTGEVDITTGEKSVFQYLWKPIYTNVSVAFGER; translated from the coding sequence ATGGCTAAACAATCTATCGAGAAGGGCAAGCGCTACGGTGAACTTGTTGAATCACAAAATACGGCTCGAACATTGGCATTGGCGACGTGGTCAGTTGCTTTGTGTGTTATCGCTTTTGCCACTTGGTCTGTCGTCACCCAAGTTGATGAAATTGCTAAAGCCAAAGGCGCAGTCATTCCAGAAGGTGAGAAGCAGGTACTTCAAAGCGCGATTGGCGGTAAATTAAAGCAAATTCTCGTTAAAGAAGGTCAGCTGGTCGAGAAAGGGCAGCCGCTTGTTGAGTTTGATGCGACATTCCAACGTACCGCTCTTGAAGAATTGAAATCCCAACAAGTGACGCTTCTAGCCAGTGTAGAACGTATGAATGCGCTGCTTGAACAACGTGAGCCAAACCTTGCTGAGTTTGAAGTCGATTACCCAGAGATCGTTAGCCAACAAAAAGCGCAACTGAACGCACAAAAAGCCCTCTATTTTCAAAAGCGTGTGGTACTTGAGAAAGAGAGCGAGCAAATTGCGGAGCAACTTCGTAGCGTAGATAAGTCATTGCCTAGCTATGAGAAAGAGTTGAATGCGACCAAGCAAGAGTTGAACATACTGGAGAAGGGGTATAAAGCGGGTAACATTTCACGCTTACGTGTGCTTGAAATGCGACAAAAACTGGCCAGTATCGAACAGAAAATCGAAGAAGCTCGTGGTAAGAAAGCGGTGTTAATCAAGCAAGCAGACAGCACAGAGCAAAAAATTGAACAGCTTTTAGCAGAGGCGAAAGCGAAAGTGAGCGACGATCGTTCTAAAGCCGTATCTGACTTATCAGCATTGAATGCTAGAGTTCGTTCAAGCCAAGCTAAATTGACGAACACTATGTTAGTGTCACCGCTACAAGGCTTGGTGCAAAGCCTGCCAAGCACGCAAAACGGTGGTGTTATTCAGCCGGGTGGCACTGTGGTCGAAATCGTTCCTGTTGGTGGGAAAGCCGACTTTAAAGCTCGTTTGTCGCCAAGAGATATTGGTTTTGTGAGTGTAGGGCAGCCGACTCGTATCAAGATTGATGCGTTTGATTACAGCCGCTTTGGGGCGCTAAAAGGGGCGGTTGAGAGTATTTCACCGACCACCAGTCAAAGCGAACGTGGCGAGATCTATTATGAAGTCGTAGTGTCGGTTGATACGCCATACTTCCGCGATAACCCAGAGAGCTTTTCTATTTTGCCAGGTATGACGGGTGAGGTAGACATCACAACCGGTGAAAAATCTGTGTTCCAGTATTTATGGAAACCGATCTACACCAATGTGAGTGTCGCATTTGGTGAAAGGTGA
- a CDS encoding ABC transporter transmembrane domain-containing protein: MPASSIKNKGVVGKVLLPSLLINLLSLAVPLTVLQIYDRILPNQSYGTATLLLAGATLAVAMEALIRFVRTWLLSAAASNTEKATYQTMVERVTNASSSHLRHLGVGGVEEGLGSVSKVKDWYSGGVIAGFIDLPFALIFLGLVAYIGGELVAIPLAVWLITLGIVWLSSIRVKSLSEEASQDEQERKAFLILLSQTIQGIKRQAVESRIFNQFKSLNNVRSQSKAREEEQNAFAQECIQLAALATSVLLVITGSLWVLDGQLTTGGLAACSILSGRAVAPLSALVGVRIKLNSIHSANQAIEKLNDLSLSDSSDSEQAENHLSDFETLEIKQATVERYGELSHADVTLNKGELILLESEDRHTNSHLLSSIAGIDDLKAGECFINGAAVSIASVTNITAYCGVKGQLVSGTILDNLCGFDPERTHSVSDYAKRLGLTKEITRLPDGLETQIGHTSASLLSMGNVKMLNIATQLASDKPIIMLERPDSSLDLDALGNLAKVLEEEVAAGRTILMVSYHSKLRELANRIITVESRTIAVDSENNQEAIV; the protein is encoded by the coding sequence ATGCCCGCAAGTTCAATAAAAAACAAAGGGGTGGTAGGGAAAGTCCTACTGCCTTCTTTGCTCATAAATCTTCTTTCTCTCGCCGTTCCGCTAACGGTTTTACAAATTTACGATCGTATCTTACCTAACCAGAGTTATGGGACTGCTACTCTGCTATTAGCGGGTGCGACGTTGGCTGTCGCTATGGAAGCGCTAATCCGCTTTGTGCGAACTTGGCTTTTGTCTGCAGCGGCCAGTAACACCGAGAAAGCGACCTATCAAACTATGGTTGAAAGGGTGACTAATGCTTCATCAAGTCATCTTCGTCATTTAGGTGTTGGTGGCGTAGAAGAAGGACTCGGCTCTGTATCCAAAGTCAAAGATTGGTATTCCGGTGGTGTGATTGCAGGCTTTATTGATTTGCCTTTCGCATTGATCTTCTTGGGTTTGGTGGCTTACATCGGCGGTGAGCTGGTGGCGATACCTTTGGCAGTTTGGCTGATTACTCTCGGAATTGTTTGGTTATCTTCTATTCGCGTTAAAAGCCTAAGTGAAGAAGCTTCCCAAGATGAGCAGGAGCGAAAAGCGTTTTTAATTTTGCTAAGCCAAACCATTCAAGGAATCAAACGTCAGGCTGTTGAGTCTCGAATCTTCAATCAATTTAAATCCCTCAATAATGTTCGTTCTCAGTCTAAAGCGAGAGAAGAGGAACAGAATGCCTTCGCTCAAGAGTGTATTCAGCTTGCCGCATTAGCGACGTCAGTTTTACTCGTGATTACTGGCAGCTTATGGGTGTTGGATGGCCAGTTAACCACAGGTGGATTGGCGGCATGTTCTATCTTATCGGGCAGAGCGGTTGCGCCTTTGAGTGCTCTGGTTGGGGTTAGAATCAAGCTTAATTCAATACACAGTGCCAATCAGGCAATAGAAAAATTGAATGACTTATCACTATCGGACTCTTCAGATTCTGAGCAAGCTGAGAACCACTTATCTGACTTTGAGACGTTGGAAATCAAGCAAGCGACCGTTGAAAGATACGGTGAACTCTCTCATGCAGATGTCACCTTGAATAAAGGTGAGTTGATATTGTTAGAGAGTGAGGATCGCCACACCAACAGTCATTTATTGTCGTCGATTGCAGGTATTGATGATCTAAAAGCGGGTGAGTGCTTCATTAACGGAGCTGCCGTTTCAATCGCATCCGTAACCAACATTACTGCCTACTGCGGCGTTAAAGGGCAGTTGGTGTCGGGTACTATTCTCGACAACTTGTGCGGGTTTGATCCTGAGAGAACACATAGCGTCAGTGACTATGCTAAGCGTTTGGGTTTAACCAAGGAAATCACTCGATTACCCGATGGACTAGAGACACAAATTGGCCATACGAGTGCGTCTCTGCTGAGTATGGGTAACGTGAAAATGCTCAATATCGCGACTCAACTGGCAAGTGATAAACCCATTATCATGTTAGAAAGGCCAGACTCTTCGCTTGATTTAGACGCCCTTGGGAATCTAGCTAAGGTGTTGGAAGAAGAAGTGGCGGCAGGACGGACGATACTGATGGTGAGCTACCATTCTAAACTTCGCGAATTGGCTAATCGAATCATTACCGTGGAAAGTCGAACTATTGCGGTCGACAGTGAGAACAACCAGGAGGCTATTGTATGA
- a CDS encoding NADH:flavin oxidoreductase: protein MRSATWENMATEDGHMTDKLYAIYEELAQGEVGLIVTGYANIVEEEKPNAGMMGMYNDSFIEEYKKLTQLVHDNDSKIVMQLAYGGTKTTHDLGERVIYAPSEVPEKGTQTLGKAMTKDEIDYIVDAFAQASLRAQKSGFDGVEIHAAHTYLINQFLSPYYNQREDEYGGSLENRMRFLLEIYTATRKLVGDDFPILVKLTASEFFEGGVTFDETRIVCKKLEQVGVDGIVVSGNIHGKADTMIGESHDGFTIQAEGYFHEYGHAISQDVNIPVITVGGLTDFDAIEAIANNTGIEYFALSRPLLSEPHLVKRWKEGDRSPVECERCSKCRTKRGNFCVVNKDRKVQLARM from the coding sequence ATGAGAAGTGCAACGTGGGAAAATATGGCCACCGAAGATGGGCATATGACAGATAAACTGTACGCTATCTATGAAGAGTTGGCTCAAGGTGAAGTCGGCCTGATCGTGACGGGTTACGCGAACATTGTTGAAGAAGAAAAGCCGAATGCGGGCATGATGGGGATGTATAACGACTCATTCATTGAAGAGTACAAAAAGCTGACTCAACTGGTGCACGACAACGACTCTAAAATCGTGATGCAATTGGCTTATGGTGGCACCAAAACCACGCATGATCTTGGCGAACGAGTGATCTACGCACCAAGTGAGGTTCCAGAAAAAGGGACTCAAACACTAGGCAAAGCGATGACCAAAGACGAGATCGACTACATTGTTGATGCGTTTGCTCAAGCGTCTTTGAGAGCACAGAAGTCAGGTTTTGATGGCGTTGAAATTCATGCTGCTCACACTTACCTGATTAATCAGTTCTTAAGCCCTTATTACAACCAACGTGAAGATGAGTACGGCGGTAGCTTAGAAAACCGCATGAGATTCTTGTTAGAGATCTATACCGCGACGCGTAAGTTGGTGGGAGATGATTTCCCTATCTTGGTTAAGCTTACAGCTTCGGAGTTTTTTGAAGGTGGTGTGACCTTCGACGAAACACGTATTGTGTGTAAAAAGCTTGAACAAGTGGGCGTGGATGGCATTGTCGTGTCAGGCAATATTCATGGCAAAGCAGACACTATGATTGGCGAGTCGCACGATGGTTTTACCATTCAAGCTGAAGGCTACTTCCATGAGTATGGTCACGCGATCAGCCAAGACGTTAATATCCCAGTGATCACGGTTGGTGGCCTGACAGATTTTGATGCTATCGAAGCGATTGCAAACAACACTGGCATTGAATACTTCGCGCTTTCAAGACCGCTGCTTTCTGAACCCCATTTAGTTAAGCGTTGGAAGGAAGGGGATAGAAGCCCTGTTGAATGCGAACGATGCTCTAAGTGTCGTACTAAGCGCGGTAACTTCTGCGTGGTGAATAAAGACAGAAAAGTACAGCTTGCTCGAATGTAG
- a CDS encoding peptidase domain-containing ABC transporter, giving the protein MNRLDTGNPSGTSNRAGTNGRQEVMNHLENESLSVLKQLEVNANIQLFAHQWVDENGIESIDDMFALFDRLALPYRLVANLDEVGEHKLVLLVLGEHELVSGHLESKQFVAFNANDDITDVPQFCIVIEGPPLEKASPDWVGERLHAFRPIIPKLLLVSFITNLFALAVPFITMSIYDHVIGGDAGHELQGIAIGAALLFVMMGWLRTLRSRVFASVSNRVSREISQSLVQRLLRNSYAQNQQTASSSQQNQVMLSERISGVLSGPLGNALFDLPFILIFVLAIGVLGGWLVLVPVVSLILYYLLAKRSIRSSSKRSMQSTVAGTNRQNMTNELSSKLAFIRSAGFSEHWIQRFKKANLLASTVTFNQSVLQSRYTSIYYFIGVGSTLAVMGLGIGLIFEQVMTPGGLIASMMLISKVTGPAQVLANSAMRFNSFNQSKLQVNRILSQPSEREFSYQHHPLPVVAPNLKLDQVTLRYPKQSRPALNGVSFDIEAGEIVAITGPSGSGKSTLIEVLSGLQPIQNGMVELEGVNLVQYDPQLYRHWCFIRAAYPDLLTLSIREWLNDGHKVEDQKMISAIEMVGGKRWFETLSGGLDTSISSIQPDSLFDMLSGSVAQILIDAKALVYDYPMFLMDNPVPDAHPNAKRIFGEFVQSKKGKATVIYTSHDPDLIKLADKVVVLNEGAVVYAGPLEQSSKQEQPLEPQASQEQSESKQGVANG; this is encoded by the coding sequence ATGAATCGTTTAGATACTGGTAACCCTTCAGGTACGAGCAACCGTGCAGGTACGAATGGTCGACAAGAGGTGATGAATCATTTAGAAAATGAAAGCCTTTCGGTTCTTAAACAGTTGGAAGTGAATGCGAATATCCAGTTGTTCGCACATCAATGGGTCGATGAAAATGGCATTGAATCAATCGACGATATGTTTGCCTTGTTCGACAGGCTTGCACTGCCTTATCGCTTGGTTGCCAACCTAGATGAAGTTGGTGAACATAAATTGGTCTTACTGGTACTTGGTGAACATGAGCTGGTCTCTGGTCATTTAGAATCCAAGCAATTTGTTGCCTTTAATGCCAATGACGACATTACCGATGTCCCTCAGTTTTGTATTGTTATCGAAGGGCCACCACTAGAGAAGGCTTCTCCTGATTGGGTTGGCGAACGACTACATGCGTTTCGCCCCATTATTCCTAAATTGCTGCTAGTCAGTTTTATCACTAACTTATTTGCGCTTGCCGTTCCTTTCATCACGATGTCGATTTATGACCATGTGATTGGCGGTGATGCAGGGCATGAGTTGCAAGGTATCGCCATTGGCGCGGCGTTGCTGTTTGTGATGATGGGTTGGTTGAGAACATTACGTAGCCGAGTGTTTGCTTCAGTTTCCAACCGAGTAAGTCGTGAGATTTCTCAATCCCTCGTGCAGCGTCTGCTTCGTAATAGCTATGCTCAAAATCAGCAAACAGCTTCTTCTAGTCAGCAAAACCAAGTGATGCTGTCAGAGCGTATTTCAGGTGTACTATCGGGGCCACTAGGAAATGCGTTATTTGACCTACCATTCATTCTTATTTTTGTACTTGCGATAGGTGTTTTAGGCGGATGGTTGGTACTGGTTCCAGTCGTCTCTTTAATCCTTTATTACTTGCTAGCAAAACGTTCGATACGCTCTAGCAGCAAGCGCTCGATGCAGTCGACAGTGGCAGGTACGAATCGTCAAAACATGACTAATGAGCTGTCATCCAAGCTTGCCTTTATTCGCAGTGCTGGATTCTCAGAGCACTGGATTCAACGCTTCAAAAAGGCCAATCTTCTTGCTTCAACAGTGACCTTTAATCAATCGGTTCTCCAGAGTCGGTATACCTCGATTTACTATTTCATTGGGGTTGGTTCCACATTAGCTGTGATGGGACTAGGAATAGGGCTCATTTTTGAACAAGTGATGACCCCTGGTGGCTTGATTGCTTCAATGATGTTGATATCTAAAGTGACGGGTCCTGCTCAGGTATTGGCGAACAGCGCGATGCGTTTTAATAGCTTTAACCAATCCAAGCTGCAAGTGAACCGCATCTTGTCTCAGCCGTCTGAGCGTGAATTCAGTTACCAGCATCACCCGTTACCTGTGGTAGCGCCTAATTTGAAATTAGACCAAGTGACACTGCGCTATCCCAAACAGAGTCGCCCCGCTTTGAATGGTGTGAGCTTTGATATTGAAGCGGGTGAAATTGTTGCGATTACTGGCCCTTCTGGGAGCGGTAAATCAACATTGATCGAAGTACTGTCTGGCTTGCAGCCTATCCAAAACGGCATGGTCGAGCTTGAAGGCGTTAACCTCGTTCAATACGACCCGCAGCTCTATCGTCACTGGTGTTTTATTCGAGCAGCTTATCCTGATTTGCTTACGCTGAGTATTCGAGAGTGGCTAAACGACGGTCATAAAGTCGAAGATCAGAAAATGATCTCTGCGATTGAAATGGTCGGCGGAAAGCGTTGGTTCGAAACATTGTCAGGTGGGCTAGACACCTCCATCAGCAGTATTCAGCCGGATAGCCTTTTTGACATGTTGTCTGGTAGCGTCGCGCAGATCCTTATTGATGCAAAAGCGCTGGTTTATGACTACCCAATGTTCTTAATGGATAATCCTGTGCCTGATGCTCACCCAAATGCTAAACGTATATTTGGTGAGTTTGTGCAGTCGAAAAAAGGAAAAGCAACGGTGATCTACACGTCCCACGATCCGGATTTAATCAAGCTTGCCGATAAAGTGGTGGTATTAAATGAAGGTGCAGTGGTTTATGCCGGTCCATTAGAGCAGTCTTCGAAGCAGGAACAGCCTTTAGAGCCTCAAGCTTCCCAAGAACAATCTGAGTCTAAGCAAGGAGTCGCTAATGGCTAA